Proteins encoded within one genomic window of Mesorhizobium sp. AR10:
- a CDS encoding glycosyltransferase, producing MRILYFIYGFDPGGAEHGLLTLLRAGFFNGHQLKILACCRGRGGALADEIAAQIGEHNFILTSQSEETSLRNFVGSFFVVLRLIWEWRPDMVALSLKQANLLGRLAAMFAPRLHCVSFEHTARYRYRSRRAAGVYGPVLKALSWRVDEIWADCESTLQETQAYFLPRRRRSHIVPLFCSDEASSHKRDYALHTPLRLAAAGRLIPLKNFDRLIEVIRMLQDRSVSASLDLYGDGPERQALTRKADELGVGDRVHFHGYVASWFELACEHDVFINLSDTEGFCIVVAEAMLAGLPVIATDVGGVRDYGKDGENMLKLTVPSAEMAVTQALMFVGDETLRKKIGMQARQDMLQAYSQRALRVRAMAVLGDGM from the coding sequence ATGCGAATTCTTTACTTCATCTACGGATTCGATCCCGGTGGCGCCGAGCACGGGTTGCTCACCTTGTTGCGAGCAGGATTTTTCAACGGCCACCAGCTGAAGATTCTCGCCTGTTGCCGTGGTCGCGGGGGGGCTCTTGCCGATGAAATTGCCGCACAGATCGGAGAGCACAATTTTATCCTGACTTCGCAGAGTGAAGAGACTTCCTTGCGCAATTTCGTAGGCTCGTTCTTTGTAGTATTACGCCTCATCTGGGAGTGGCGGCCGGATATGGTTGCGTTGTCACTCAAACAGGCCAATCTCCTGGGACGGCTTGCTGCGATGTTTGCTCCTCGGCTGCACTGCGTTTCATTTGAACACACCGCCCGCTACCGCTACCGCTCCCGACGCGCCGCAGGCGTTTATGGCCCTGTGCTCAAAGCGCTGTCCTGGCGCGTCGACGAAATCTGGGCTGATTGCGAAAGTACGCTGCAAGAGACGCAAGCATACTTCCTGCCGCGCAGGCGCCGGTCGCATATCGTGCCTCTGTTTTGCTCCGATGAGGCTTCCAGCCACAAGCGCGACTACGCGCTTCACACACCCTTGCGCCTTGCTGCTGCCGGACGGCTTATCCCGCTGAAGAACTTCGACCGCCTGATCGAAGTCATCCGAATGCTGCAAGACCGCAGCGTTTCTGCAAGCCTCGATCTTTACGGCGACGGGCCGGAACGGCAGGCGCTTACGCGCAAGGCGGATGAGCTCGGCGTTGGAGATCGTGTGCATTTCCATGGCTATGTCGCGAGCTGGTTCGAGCTGGCCTGTGAACATGACGTGTTCATCAACCTGTCCGATACGGAAGGGTTCTGCATCGTCGTCGCCGAGGCGATGCTTGCCGGCCTTCCGGTGATCGCGACCGACGTCGGCGGTGTCCGCGATTACGGCAAGGATGGAGAGAATATGCTGAAGCTTACTGTTCCCTCAGCAGAGATGGCGGTGACGCAAGCACTGATGTTCGTGGGCGATGAAACGCTCCGCAAGAAGATTGGAATGCAGGCACGACAGGATATGCTGCAAGCCTATTCGCAGCGGGCTTTGCGTGTCCGCGCTATGGCGGTGTTGGGCGACGGAATGTAA
- a CDS encoding Wzz/FepE/Etk N-terminal domain-containing protein, translating into MLREVENRHPDAAFIFGDPLSGTIDVETLLAAARRQLRFVLTCALAGLVLGLAYLAAEVPLYESTARILIDKNQPSVVTKLTESGSSTQLDPMMLSQVELLRSDRIGLKVVDSLGLATDRSFLSAPYSLLNNLRGSVASVVRSSIASSDDRGAPVKPSAAPGRDPQWQALGILAENLTVARVGDSYILQIQFQSPSAEMAQKIANRYAAIYISDQVGAKDESIIRARTALAEEVETVRKRSVDAELAVHRFRTDTTLTKETLVTLRQLELEAASLKSQYEQVLQQHQASLQNLSVALTEARIISGASYPGRPSSPNSIVTLAICAVLGGMIGAGVGAIREYRERFFRTRGQVRDELGLDTLGMIPLLDGKPIRRNKRDCAAGEPSFIEVGHSAFNWVEQHPRSEFAEAMRTVKVAFDVELPGKSTKAIGIVSCLPGEGKSLVAANFAMVLAMQRCRTLLIDADIHNPGLSPMLANGWERGLANLLAGDFNARDLLAHQSLPLRFLPGVNQSQQKLAKTVQPIEKMGDFLLKAGSAFNYVVVDLPPLAPVADARSLVQHLDGLVLVVEWGVTARTFVRESLNNNPILAEKCIGVLLNKVDIKKIKLYQKFGSAEFYSERYGGYYKTQL; encoded by the coding sequence ATGCTCCGCGAAGTTGAAAATCGGCACCCGGATGCTGCCTTCATATTCGGCGATCCTCTGTCGGGAACGATTGATGTCGAAACGCTCCTGGCGGCAGCGCGACGGCAGTTGAGGTTCGTCCTTACATGCGCGCTAGCAGGCCTTGTGCTGGGGCTGGCGTACCTTGCGGCCGAGGTGCCCTTATACGAGTCGACGGCTAGAATCCTGATCGACAAGAACCAGCCATCCGTCGTGACGAAGTTAACAGAGAGCGGAAGCTCCACACAGCTTGACCCGATGATGCTGAGTCAGGTCGAATTGTTGCGTTCCGACCGGATCGGGCTAAAGGTCGTTGATAGCCTCGGTCTTGCTACCGATCGCTCTTTTTTGTCAGCTCCGTATTCGTTGCTCAACAATCTCAGAGGATCGGTCGCTTCGGTGGTGCGGTCATCCATTGCCAGTTCCGACGATAGAGGAGCGCCGGTGAAACCGAGTGCGGCGCCAGGGCGAGATCCTCAATGGCAAGCATTAGGCATTCTGGCTGAAAATTTAACGGTAGCTCGCGTAGGCGATTCTTACATTCTGCAAATCCAATTTCAGTCGCCTAGCGCTGAAATGGCGCAAAAAATAGCCAATAGGTATGCTGCAATCTATATCTCTGACCAGGTTGGAGCCAAAGATGAGTCGATCATCCGGGCTCGCACTGCCTTGGCGGAAGAAGTCGAGACGGTGCGCAAGCGATCGGTCGACGCCGAGCTCGCAGTCCACAGGTTCCGAACCGACACTACGCTGACCAAGGAAACGCTGGTTACCTTGCGCCAGCTCGAACTTGAAGCGGCTTCCCTCAAGTCACAATATGAACAGGTCCTGCAGCAGCACCAAGCGAGCCTGCAGAACCTTTCGGTGGCGTTGACTGAGGCGCGGATTATCTCGGGAGCATCATACCCCGGCAGACCGAGTTCTCCCAACAGCATTGTTACGTTGGCGATCTGCGCCGTGCTCGGCGGCATGATTGGCGCCGGTGTGGGCGCAATTCGGGAGTACCGGGAGCGCTTTTTCCGCACGAGGGGTCAAGTGCGCGATGAGCTCGGACTCGACACGCTCGGAATGATCCCGTTGCTGGACGGAAAGCCAATTCGTCGGAACAAGCGTGATTGTGCGGCCGGAGAGCCGTCATTCATTGAGGTGGGGCACAGCGCTTTCAACTGGGTAGAGCAACATCCGCGCTCGGAATTCGCTGAAGCGATGCGAACGGTGAAAGTCGCTTTTGATGTCGAGTTACCAGGGAAGAGCACCAAGGCGATCGGAATCGTTTCCTGCCTGCCGGGAGAAGGGAAGTCGCTGGTTGCGGCCAATTTCGCGATGGTTCTTGCTATGCAGCGTTGCAGGACGCTGTTGATCGATGCCGACATCCACAATCCGGGCTTGTCCCCTATGTTAGCCAACGGCTGGGAACGGGGCCTGGCCAACCTGTTGGCTGGAGACTTCAATGCGAGAGATTTGCTGGCCCATCAATCATTGCCATTGAGGTTCCTGCCCGGCGTGAACCAGAGCCAACAAAAGCTCGCAAAGACCGTGCAGCCTATCGAGAAAATGGGCGACTTTCTGCTCAAGGCGGGCTCTGCGTTCAATTACGTCGTCGTTGATTTGCCCCCGTTGGCTCCAGTCGCGGACGCGAGGTCCCTAGTCCAGCACCTCGACGGCCTTGTTCTGGTTGTTGAATGGGGCGTGACCGCTCGTACCTTCGTGCGTGAAAGCCTCAACAACAATCCGATCCTTGCGGAGAAATGTATCGGCGTTCTACTTAACAAGGTCGATATCAAAAAAATCAAACTGTATCAAAAATTCGGCAGTGCCGAATTTTACAGTGAACGTTATGGTGGATATTACAAGACGCAATTATAG